A part of Nitrospirota bacterium genomic DNA contains:
- a CDS encoding glycosyltransferase family 4 protein has protein sequence MKKKYEVISLQPLPVRHFSFSEVFNYMIKEDMIKIKFIEFSFFRQIMTILRGYEDKLFFPRIITNMFNLIKLLLSKNKTIIIGAAPYSIVIFLLNRLKSRHRCIFYTSWPFWDGERFPEKIYFPAQRKAWHKFLDGMVSAGVTKSATEGVAKYGAKGFHIPHSIDTGLFAPPDSKPASDKLKVLYIGKLVKIKGLPLLISLIKNNKWENIEFQVAGGGPFENEIVSMENERYPVKYLGFTKNQKDLVSIYQNADMLIVPSYHENFSVVIIEAMACRLPVIATGCAGPKEIIEDGADGIIVPVNDEGALRNAILKLAASPELRDRLAKNGRKKAEQIYNLKEAARRWLTVLETAHKT, from the coding sequence ATGAAAAAAAAATATGAAGTCATAAGCCTTCAGCCTCTTCCTGTAAGGCACTTCAGTTTCAGCGAGGTATTTAATTACATGATAAAAGAGGATATGATAAAAATTAAATTTATTGAATTTTCATTCTTCAGGCAAATCATGACAATTTTGCGGGGCTATGAAGACAAACTGTTTTTTCCCCGCATTATTACAAATATGTTTAATCTAATAAAACTGCTCTTATCTAAAAATAAAACCATTATAATAGGGGCGGCGCCATACAGTATAGTCATATTTTTGCTGAACCGGTTAAAGTCCAGACACAGATGTATATTCTATACGTCCTGGCCTTTTTGGGACGGAGAAAGGTTTCCTGAAAAAATTTATTTCCCTGCACAGAGAAAAGCCTGGCATAAATTCTTAGACGGTATGGTATCTGCCGGTGTAACCAAATCAGCAACTGAAGGTGTTGCAAAATACGGCGCAAAAGGCTTTCATATCCCGCATTCCATAGATACCGGGTTATTCGCACCGCCAGACAGTAAACCCGCTTCTGATAAATTGAAGGTGCTGTATATAGGCAAGCTTGTAAAGATAAAAGGACTGCCGCTGCTTATTAGTTTGATAAAAAATAATAAGTGGGAAAATATTGAGTTTCAGGTTGCCGGCGGAGGTCCTTTTGAAAATGAAATAGTAAGCATGGAGAATGAGCGCTACCCTGTTAAATATCTTGGTTTTACAAAAAACCAGAAAGATTTGGTATCAATTTATCAAAACGCTGATATGCTTATCGTGCCGTCTTATCATGAAAATTTTTCAGTCGTGATAATTGAGGCAATGGCATGCCGGCTTCCGGTGATTGCAACCGGCTGCGCTGGTCCGAAGGAAATAATAGAAGACGGTGCAGACGGTATAATTGTGCCGGTAAATGATGAAGGGGCGTTAAGAAACGCTATTCTGAAATTAGCCGCTTCGCCTGAATTGCGGGACAGGCTTGCCAAAAACGGCAGGAAAAAGGCAGAGCAGATTTATAATTTAAAAGAAGCTGCAAGACGGTGGCTGACGGTGTTGGAAACAGCCCATAAAACATAG
- a CDS encoding cellulase family glycosylhydrolase, giving the protein MIFYSKKMLYAAGIFFLLIVVCLVNPLYPKERITGGSENSAYSEMSQKREQMRRLIKQREEEGADLSEVMSVLEQSRIARQNGDKQESIRLLDKAITLLEKGGFTKPKQAETAAITQGSEITVELPVGSAQVEVTELVPDAASGKDIKTGGPAFKSYNLPADNKKVRLKLGGVPLFVREITSQSADKQTKQAVSNCKDSPFGIHDIDKFDERLADVGACWVRHAGKTALIWDMAEPEKGEFDWSRTDDALNETHRSNIETIVNISTFNHWDQGRGRGRGSKKLVKDITAYQNFLQQTVRRYPFVKAWQIENEPDNKLFWPDTPENYLTLLKVSYQAIKRANPDAMVVIGGASHPTALDGKFWTDVFQLLEKQKGKERYFDVFDIHWFLHVDRYMQNLEQLTEYVQNARVKLNKAGYQAVPIWITEMASYSGSPMELGPVSEKQHAGELVKLYLHSLSQGVSKIFWVRLIEWSGFKGKTNGYFGNTGLINNPLNDGESHKKLAYYSYKKLAELFRGINLKDINILNPGGQAHAYKFIKDGHPVYFVW; this is encoded by the coding sequence ATGATATTTTATTCTAAAAAGATGTTATATGCCGCTGGTATTTTTTTCCTGCTGATAGTTGTTTGTCTTGTTAATCCGCTATACCCCAAAGAAAGAATTACGGGAGGTTCTGAGAATTCCGCTTATTCGGAAATGTCACAAAAAAGAGAACAGATGCGCAGGCTGATAAAGCAAAGGGAGGAAGAAGGGGCGGATCTCTCCGAGGTAATGTCTGTTCTTGAACAATCCCGTATTGCCAGACAAAACGGCGATAAACAGGAGAGTATCAGGTTATTGGATAAGGCGATCACCCTGCTTGAAAAAGGAGGATTTACAAAACCAAAGCAGGCCGAAACTGCCGCAATTACACAGGGAAGTGAAATAACCGTAGAACTGCCTGTTGGTTCAGCGCAGGTTGAAGTAACGGAATTAGTTCCGGATGCCGCATCAGGCAAGGATATCAAGACCGGCGGACCTGCATTTAAATCATACAATCTGCCTGCCGACAATAAAAAGGTGCGTTTAAAATTAGGCGGTGTGCCGTTATTCGTAAGAGAAATTACAAGTCAGTCTGCCGATAAACAGACAAAGCAGGCTGTTTCAAATTGCAAGGATTCGCCGTTCGGTATCCACGATATTGATAAGTTTGACGAAAGACTGGCGGATGTGGGAGCCTGCTGGGTCCGCCATGCGGGCAAAACAGCCCTTATCTGGGACATGGCGGAGCCTGAAAAAGGAGAATTTGACTGGTCCCGAACAGATGATGCGTTAAATGAAACTCACCGCAGTAATATTGAAACAATAGTCAACATCAGCACTTTCAATCACTGGGACCAGGGCAGAGGACGGGGACGCGGAAGTAAAAAATTAGTTAAGGATATTACGGCATACCAAAACTTCTTACAGCAGACCGTAAGGAGATACCCTTTTGTTAAGGCATGGCAGATTGAAAACGAACCTGACAATAAACTATTCTGGCCGGATACGCCTGAAAATTACCTGACCCTGCTTAAAGTGTCCTATCAGGCAATCAAACGCGCAAACCCTGATGCCATGGTGGTTATCGGCGGCGCCTCTCATCCAACTGCCCTGGACGGTAAGTTCTGGACAGATGTGTTTCAGTTATTGGAAAAACAGAAAGGCAAAGAGCGTTATTTTGATGTATTTGATATCCATTGGTTTCTGCACGTAGACAGGTATATGCAGAATCTTGAGCAGTTGACTGAATATGTGCAGAACGCAAGGGTAAAGCTGAACAAGGCCGGTTATCAGGCCGTCCCTATCTGGATTACCGAGATGGCATCTTACAGCGGAAGCCCGATGGAATTAGGCCCGGTTTCAGAAAAACAGCACGCAGGCGAACTTGTTAAATTATATCTTCATTCACTGAGTCAGGGTGTGTCAAAAATATTCTGGGTGAGGTTAATTGAATGGAGCGGATTCAAAGGCAAGACAAACGGATATTTCGGCAATACAGGACTTATAAACAACCCTCTTAACGACGGTGAATCACATAAAAAACTGGCTTATTATTCATACAAAAAACTTGCGGAACTGTTCAGGGGAATTAATCTGAAAGACATCAATATATTAAATCCCGGAGGACAGGCGCATGCATATAAATTTATTAAAGACGGACATCCGGTTTATTTTGTATGGTAA
- a CDS encoding sulfatase-like hydrolase/transferase: protein MKTSVSYWKLFRIIFVIFSLILMGDVFFRWDGFRFYASFSEFLPSIALITILWGVIASFTAFFIWVCLRVLEWFFLRAKWKINTEYLLFFISVLGLLLVIIWTAKLLLFQQKTTLQLKMAVLFCTVLISIFLTRLSRNKLSAVHELITPLVLLFGIWLVLSFPLVIYHTWLKEKHNVISKEMRPDSNIYKKQPNIILVTFDALTARNMSVYGYYKETTPFISEWAKTAALFKKTEAESNHTTSTTASLMTGKRLWTHQTYHVDGSQPLRSTTENLPRLLKNRGYFNMAFIQNTNASVELFGMSESFDAAPLPTEFEKPASLYEFINKFLYQTFGNKIRLHDWLVKKDFILYKLLMTISRDYSKTTAPPEDVFKRLLSTLDSEQPETFFAWLHILPPHDPYLPPAPYMGMFDPSHKFRTQKTQTEFFLKKGALKKQPDIETIRSRYDEFIRYCDEQFKGFIRELAIRNKLENTVIILSADHGEGFDPDDFGHFNEHLYEHVTHIPLIIKEPGQNRERIINDVVEQIDIPATILDMANLPAPSWMEGRSLMPLMRGKTLPQIPHFSMALHSNRIRQEINKGTIAVWEGDHKLIYYFKDGKSLLFNLKKDPFEQTNLSEKEPVLKQRLLSLIRDNLQNANEKIKEKNKQ, encoded by the coding sequence ATGAAAACCTCGGTTTCTTACTGGAAGCTTTTCCGGATAATCTTTGTAATTTTTTCCCTTATTCTTATGGGCGATGTATTCTTTCGCTGGGACGGGTTCAGGTTTTATGCGTCATTTTCCGAGTTCCTGCCGAGTATTGCCCTTATAACAATCCTTTGGGGCGTCATAGCTTCATTTACAGCCTTTTTCATATGGGTGTGTCTCAGGGTATTAGAATGGTTTTTCCTGCGTGCTAAATGGAAAATCAATACGGAATATCTTTTGTTTTTTATAAGCGTTCTGGGATTGCTGTTGGTAATAATCTGGACTGCCAAACTGCTCCTGTTCCAGCAAAAAACAACATTACAATTAAAAATGGCAGTTTTATTTTGTACAGTTCTTATATCAATTTTTCTCACCAGGCTTTCCCGCAATAAGCTGTCTGCCGTTCATGAACTGATTACCCCGCTTGTGCTGTTGTTTGGCATCTGGCTTGTACTCTCCTTTCCGTTGGTAATTTATCATACATGGCTGAAGGAAAAGCATAATGTAATATCTAAGGAGATGCGTCCGGACTCCAATATATACAAAAAACAGCCCAATATTATTTTAGTTACTTTTGATGCCCTGACAGCGCGTAATATGTCAGTCTACGGGTATTATAAAGAGACAACGCCGTTTATCAGCGAATGGGCAAAAACAGCAGCGTTATTTAAAAAAACCGAGGCTGAAAGCAATCATACAACGTCAACCACCGCCAGCCTTATGACCGGCAAAAGACTATGGACGCATCAGACTTATCATGTGGACGGTTCACAACCCCTAAGGAGCACTACTGAAAATCTCCCGCGGCTGCTGAAAAATAGAGGTTACTTTAATATGGCTTTTATACAAAACACCAATGCATCAGTTGAATTATTCGGCATGTCTGAAAGTTTTGATGCTGCCCCTCTGCCGACTGAATTTGAAAAGCCTGCTTCCTTGTACGAATTTATAAATAAATTTCTGTATCAGACATTCGGCAATAAAATCAGACTGCATGACTGGCTGGTAAAGAAAGATTTCATTTTATACAAATTGCTGATGACAATCTCCCGGGATTACTCTAAGACAACAGCGCCGCCTGAAGATGTTTTCAAAAGATTGCTCTCAACTTTGGATTCGGAGCAGCCTGAGACTTTTTTTGCCTGGCTTCATATCCTGCCGCCGCACGACCCTTACCTGCCGCCGGCTCCGTATATGGGAATGTTTGACCCTTCACATAAATTCAGGACGCAAAAAACACAAACCGAGTTTTTTCTCAAGAAAGGCGCATTGAAAAAACAACCGGACATTGAAACCATAAGGTCCCGCTATGATGAATTCATCAGGTATTGCGATGAGCAATTCAAGGGTTTCATCAGAGAGTTAGCAATAAGAAATAAATTGGAAAATACGGTTATTATTTTATCGGCAGACCACGGTGAAGGTTTTGACCCTGACGATTTTGGACACTTCAACGAGCATCTCTATGAACATGTGACCCATATCCCTCTTATTATTAAAGAACCCGGGCAGAACAGAGAGCGGATTATTAACGATGTGGTAGAACAGATAGACATCCCGGCTACCATTCTGGATATGGCGAATTTACCGGCGCCATCATGGATGGAAGGGCGTTCGTTGATGCCGCTCATGCGGGGGAAGACCCTTCCGCAAATTCCTCATTTTTCTATGGCTCTTCACAGCAACCGGATTCGTCAGGAAATTAACAAAGGGACTATTGCCGTCTGGGAAGGCGACCATAAATTAATATATTATTTTAAAGACGGAAAGTCCCTTCTTTTTAATCTGAAAAAAGACCCCTTTGAACAGACAAATCTTTCTGAAAAAGAACCTGTATTAAAACAGCGTCTTCTCAGCCTGATCCGTGATAACCTCCAAAATGCCAATGAAAAGATTAAGGAAAAAAATAAGCAATGA
- a CDS encoding lysophospholipid acyltransferase family protein translates to MIRNLKSLLFTDIPLWFVWFPFRSLIQRLPLRLVTLLGGVGGIVMYKFSKKKKKIITREISLLFSKTAPLKQEEIEKIAYKGIQVFCKRHMENLYWGKLNHEITGQMVSIDGMQHLENALKNGSGAILLTAHFGSHLLPPLVLGFKGYKIHQAAGPPLIDKQRPIYRRIFNQRVKESEKQPINFIVIGQSTRNMLRVLRKNEILFIAFDGSEASKMIPVNFFNQKAFFSPGTFKLSLMTKAPILPTFIIRQKDDTHKIIIEPPFELEPAEDEEKTLALNTARFAKIFEKYILKYPCHYVMTLMRVEELIQEGALQTNLFRTENK, encoded by the coding sequence ATGATACGAAATCTAAAGTCACTGCTTTTCACCGACATCCCTCTCTGGTTTGTCTGGTTTCCCTTCCGCAGTCTGATACAGCGCCTCCCCCTGAGGTTGGTTACTCTTCTCGGCGGTGTCGGCGGTATTGTCATGTATAAATTTTCCAAAAAAAAGAAAAAAATAATAACACGGGAAATCTCATTGTTATTCAGCAAAACCGCGCCGTTGAAACAGGAAGAAATTGAGAAAATAGCGTATAAAGGCATACAGGTATTTTGCAAAAGACATATGGAGAACCTTTACTGGGGAAAATTAAATCATGAAATAACCGGACAAATGGTCTCTATTGACGGGATGCAGCATCTTGAGAATGCCTTAAAAAACGGCAGCGGCGCCATTCTGCTTACTGCCCATTTCGGCTCCCATCTCCTCCCCCCTCTTGTATTAGGCTTTAAAGGCTATAAGATTCATCAGGCTGCAGGGCCGCCTTTAATAGACAAACAGAGGCCGATATACCGCAGGATTTTCAACCAGCGGGTAAAGGAATCGGAAAAACAGCCGATTAATTTTATCGTAATCGGACAGTCTACACGGAACATGTTAAGAGTGCTCCGGAAAAATGAAATATTATTTATTGCATTTGACGGCAGTGAGGCAAGTAAAATGATTCCGGTGAATTTTTTTAATCAAAAAGCATTTTTTTCACCGGGCACATTTAAGCTGTCGCTCATGACAAAAGCCCCTATTCTGCCCACTTTTATTATCAGGCAGAAAGACGACACTCACAAGATAATTATAGAGCCGCCTTTTGAATTAGAACCGGCTGAAGACGAAGAAAAAACCCTGGCTTTAAATACTGCAAGATTTGCTAAAATATTTGAGAAATACATTTTGAAATATCCGTGTCACTATGTGATGACATTAATGCGCGTGGAAGAACTGATTCAGGAAGGCGCGCTTCAGACAAATCTTTTTCGGACAGAAAATAAATAA
- a CDS encoding O-antigen ligase family protein, producing MVNTYNIFNPRLAGIILFSLGIGLSCIFIPWYLVVIFSIVFALAVFLHLRQRWWAYMFVFLIPFMGIKYPAIYLTVQGYVRGDAIPLLPYLSIFATLSFFISTIVNSRKKTFKNPLFIPVLLLVSYAVFTIFWSPADVDFNLYYLMYLLVDISLFYFLFHIIITNDEAFHRRLMWCFLFSGVSLALQSLWILYLMASNSSGLITLTSVKIFDWLSLDLSARPPEKGIESVHGFFLGPQETSMVLDTIIYAGMGLMLTEKKKLKRLFIRIIIVMLMVVVFLTGTKSGMWSLIGISFVFVFVSSQLRKNFFRNSFIVLATFVTIILSIIIITGPKKRDPRIINVSAQDQSSMGQRIGYWKTGFKEISRRELALFGLGIAGFKFVTIPQMISHAHNIYLSLFFDFGVMGLIFVFLIVFILLKMFLKVLKRQNTYYQHISVAFAINLLTIGVIGLVYIPYYMGYV from the coding sequence ATGGTAAACACTTATAATATTTTCAATCCAAGATTGGCCGGAATAATTCTGTTTTCGTTGGGAATAGGATTGTCATGTATTTTCATCCCGTGGTATCTGGTCGTTATATTTTCCATTGTGTTTGCCCTGGCAGTCTTTCTTCATCTCAGACAGCGGTGGTGGGCATATATGTTTGTTTTTTTAATCCCTTTCATGGGCATCAAATATCCGGCTATTTATTTAACCGTGCAGGGCTATGTCAGGGGAGATGCAATCCCCCTGCTGCCTTATCTGTCAATTTTTGCCACCCTATCCTTTTTTATTAGTACCATTGTAAATTCCCGTAAAAAAACCTTCAAAAATCCGTTGTTTATCCCGGTTCTTCTCCTTGTAAGCTACGCTGTTTTCACCATATTCTGGAGCCCGGCTGATGTAGATTTTAACCTGTACTATTTAATGTATCTCCTTGTGGATATTTCACTCTTTTATTTCCTGTTTCATATTATCATCACCAATGATGAAGCCTTTCACAGAAGGCTGATGTGGTGTTTTCTTTTTTCAGGCGTGTCACTTGCCCTTCAGTCGCTTTGGATTTTGTATCTCATGGCAAGCAATTCTTCCGGCCTCATAACATTAACCTCGGTAAAAATATTTGATTGGCTCAGCCTGGACCTTTCAGCAAGGCCCCCTGAAAAAGGGATAGAATCAGTCCATGGATTTTTTCTCGGCCCGCAGGAAACATCCATGGTGCTTGATACGATAATTTATGCGGGCATGGGCCTGATGCTGACGGAAAAGAAAAAATTAAAAAGACTGTTTATACGGATAATAATTGTAATGCTCATGGTGGTTGTATTCCTCACCGGAACAAAATCCGGTATGTGGTCGCTTATAGGGATTTCTTTCGTATTTGTATTTGTCAGCTCGCAGTTAAGAAAGAATTTTTTCCGCAACAGTTTTATTGTCCTTGCAACATTTGTGACTATTATACTGTCTATAATCATTATAACCGGTCCCAAGAAAAGAGACCCCAGGATTATCAACGTAAGCGCGCAGGACCAGAGTTCCATGGGACAAAGGATAGGCTACTGGAAGACCGGCTTCAAGGAAATCAGCAGGAGAGAACTGGCGCTTTTCGGTTTGGGGATAGCAGGCTTTAAGTTCGTCACCATCCCGCAAATGATATCACATGCCCACAATATCTATCTGTCCCTGTTTTTTGATTTCGGCGTTATGGGGCTCATATTTGTTTTTCTTATTGTATTTATCCTGCTCAAAATGTTTTTAAAGGTATTGAAGCGGCAGAATACTTATTATCAGCACATATCCGTGGCATTCGCAATCAATCTCCTTACCATAGGAGTAATAGGGTTAGTCTATATTCCATACTACATGGGTTACGT
- a CDS encoding radical SAM protein, with protein MRGFIARTKANLYFKLPFHNYILNIIKHRQFSGLYIPRAIHIEVTNFCNAKCILCPYLKMTRPKGYMPWHIFEKIVDECTRIEGGGLKIILHKDGEPLMDPLLFKRIEHIKTKLKKSHIHFNSNAMLLNEEKADNILNSRLDSITFSVDGASKETYENIRHGLKYETVEKNILNFLKRKKESAKNIHVTLQMVVIKDNLHEVDDYKKLWGDKADRIFIKKAHNFLVQKTSFQGGVLGEKQLSRCMQTFYLMLFYWNGDVALCCWDYDNLVGVGNIEKGSLLEIYNNEKFNKVRNAMINKNCKDIAPCNICSQIYGKDGPLWD; from the coding sequence ATGCGGGGTTTCATTGCGAGGACTAAGGCAAACTTGTATTTTAAACTGCCATTCCATAACTATATACTTAACATTATAAAACACAGACAGTTCAGCGGTCTTTATATACCCAGGGCAATTCATATTGAGGTTACCAATTTCTGCAATGCAAAATGTATCCTGTGCCCTTACCTGAAAATGACCAGGCCAAAAGGCTACATGCCATGGCACATATTTGAAAAAATAGTTGACGAATGCACACGGATTGAAGGCGGCGGACTGAAGATAATCCTGCACAAAGACGGCGAACCCCTGATGGACCCCCTGCTATTTAAAAGAATAGAGCATATCAAAACAAAACTGAAGAAAAGCCATATCCATTTTAATTCTAATGCCATGCTCTTAAATGAAGAGAAGGCTGATAATATCCTGAATTCACGGCTTGACTCAATTACCTTCAGTGTTGACGGGGCATCAAAAGAAACTTACGAAAATATCAGACATGGTCTTAAATACGAAACCGTAGAAAAAAATATACTGAATTTTTTAAAAAGAAAAAAAGAATCGGCTAAAAATATCCATGTGACCCTGCAGATGGTGGTAATCAAAGATAATCTGCACGAAGTTGATGACTACAAAAAACTGTGGGGCGATAAGGCAGACAGAATATTCATCAAAAAAGCGCATAATTTTTTAGTGCAGAAAACCTCATTCCAGGGAGGAGTGCTGGGTGAGAAGCAATTAAGCAGGTGCATGCAGACATTTTATCTTATGTTATTCTACTGGAACGGTGATGTTGCATTATGCTGCTGGGATTATGACAATTTAGTTGGAGTCGGGAATATTGAAAAAGGCTCGCTGTTGGAAATTTATAATAACGAAAAGTTTAATAAGGTAAGGAATGCCATGATAAATAAGAACTGTAAAGATATCGCGCCCTGCAATATCTGCTCGCAGATCTACGGGAAAGACGGTCCTCTGTGGGATTAA